A segment of the Trifolium pratense cultivar HEN17-A07 linkage group LG7, ARS_RC_1.1, whole genome shotgun sequence genome:
AAGCACTATCCACATTCAGTGACTCGAGTGCAGAAGTTTCCATGAAATATATGTTTTCTTTCTCTGCAAATGTGGTTGCTTCTTCTGTTGACACGGCTTGCAAGTGTCGAAGATCCGCTTTGTTTCCTACAAGCATGATTACAATGGAGGCGTCTGTGTGATCTCGAAGCTCCTTCAACCATCTCTCCACATTTTCAAATGTTACATGCCTTGTTGTGTCGTACACAAGTAATGCACCAACGGCTCCACGGTAGTAAGCACTTGTGATTGCACGATatctgtgatacatgaaaaagaATGAGACTACAAGATTCAGAAATGTAAGTATCACACTGCAGATGAACAAATTCGCTAAATTTAACTCTCATTTTAGAGGAAAAAGGCATCTTAATAGCCAATTTCTTCGGTTGAAAAGATTTTCACTTTAGATGGGTGGAatccaaaaactatatataacTAACAAACAAGTTTAGAATTCGAGATTTTTAGAAGCGAATCTAGGCGTAATTGGCGCGTAATCATATTGAACATTATACTCGAATTCTAACAACATCAGGAAGTTGAAAACCACCAAGTGATCAGCCCGCATAACCATACACATGAATGTGAATTGAAAAGACAGACCAATTACATTAAGACTGGCTGTCACAAGTTTCATTTCATTTAGCATCAAGTAGTCGACCCCCCATGACCATTGCAAAGTCAAATCAATTACATTACATCCGACTATATCTTGAGTTTTGTGATAACAAAGTTTCTTGACATTTACCATTTTTTATTGAACAAACACCTTGATATATTGAACAAATTgcaaaacttgaaaaaaaattcaatggatATGAATGAAATAAGTAAACAATGGTTAGGCTCTACCATCCATGGTTTTTGATATTTTCCTGGCCATAATTGAGGCTAAATGCCCGCATCAGTCATATTCTCCGcaatataaaaaatcacaatGCAAGAGCGATGACgatcacaatttaaaacctCATTTACCAACATTTTTCCAAGATTAAAAACATAACAACAACTACAATTCACAACAGCAATTCAATacctttgttaaaaaaaagtatcacTTGGACATGGACATTCTTAAACTCAATTCATCCCCCCAACCAAACAACAAATTCTCAAACACACAATCATGTATTTACAATCAATATCCTATAAATCAAGATCAAAACCACAACCACCAAAAGTGTCCATCCATCATAGTTCAATTCAATTCATCaatataacaaaacaaacaaaacccattttaaaaatcaacaagAACTAAAACCTAGAtcatcaaaaaaacaaaaaacaaaaaatgatctTAAGGAGATAAGATGTGACCTTTCTTGACCAGCAGTATCCCAAATCTGAGCCTTAACAAGCTTATCAAGAATCTTGACACTACGGGTAGCAAATTCAACACCAATAGTAGATTTAGATTCCAAGTTGAATTCATTTCTAGTAAATCTAGATAAAAGATTAGACTTTCCAACACCAGAATCACCGATCAAAACCAACTTGAA
Coding sequences within it:
- the LOC123899015 gene encoding ras-related protein Rab11B-like, with protein sequence MGVTADEEYDYLFKLVLIGDSGVGKSNLLSRFTRNEFNLESKSTIGVEFATRSVKILDKLVKAQIWDTAGQERYRAITSAYYRGAVGALLVYDTTRHVTFENVERWLKELRDHTDASIVIMLVGNKADLRHLQAVSTEEATTFAEKENIYFMETSALESLNVDSAFVEVLTQIYNVVSKKALEKENGSASLPKGETINIGKDDVSEVKKSGCCSTA